A window of Sporosarcina luteola genomic DNA:
GATAGCCGATGTGCGACAATCAAGGTTGTCCTGTCACTGGCAAGCCGTTCGAGGGATTCCTGGATGAGCGCTTCACTTTCAAGATCCAAAGCGGAGGTCGCTTCATCCAAAATGAGCAACGGCGGATTTTTCAAAAACACACGTGCAATCGCTATCCGCTGTTTTTGCCCGCCAGATAATTTCACGCCTCGCTCCCCGACAGTCGTATCGTACCCTTCTGGCAGCGATTCGATGAAGTCATGCGCATTTGCGGCTTTAGCTGCGGCAATCACTTCCTCGTCCGATGCGTCAGGATTCCCCATCAGAATATTGCTCTTTACCGAATCGCTGAAGAGGATGCTGTCTTGGAGGACGAGCCCTATTTGGTCACGCAATGATTTCAATTGGATATCACGTAGATCATGGCCGTCGATACGGATCGATCCCTCTGTCACATCGTAAAACCGCGGTATCAGACTGACAATCGTCGACTTCCCTCCGCCGCTCATACCGACTAGCGCGACCGTCTCACCCGGCTTGACCGTAAAGTTGACGTCACGCAGCACCGGCTCTTCATCTTCTCCATACGAAAAATCGACATGGTCGAATTGGATTTCCCCTTCGATGTGCGGCAATGCTTTTGCACCGCTCTTATCTTTAATATCATAGGGTTCTTCCATCAATTCAAAAACCCGGTCCATCGAAGCGAATGATTGCGTCAGTGATGTCGAAGCATTGACTAATCTTCTTAGCGGATTGTACAGACGATCTATGTACGCAATGAAGGCGACCATTACGCCGACGGATAGAGAACCGTTGATCACCTGATAGCCCGCATAGGAAATGACGAGCAATGGAGCGACATCCGTAATCGTGTTCACGACCGCGAACGCTTTCGCATTCCATTTCGTATGATCGATTGCCTTATCGAGGAAATTGCCGTTCGTTCGGTCAAAACGCTCTTGTTCTGTATCCTCAAGCGCAAAGCTTTTAATGACGCTTATCCCTGTGACACGTTCGTGCAAATAACTTTGCACATCGGCAAGTGCTTGCGAACGCTTTCTCGTCAAGTCCCGAAGCTTTCCGAAGAAGTGCTTCACACTATATGCATAAAAAGGGAATGCAAGCAATGTCACGATCGTCAACGGAACATCCATTGTAAGCATGATGCATGTCGCAATAATGATCGTCGCTAAGTCGAGCCACACATTCATCAAGCCGATTGTGACAAAGTTCTTCGTCTGTTCGACATCATTTATGACGCGTGAAATGACCTCGCCCGCCCGCGTATTCGAGTAGTAACGCAGCCCGAGCCTTTGCAAATGTCCATATAGGTTTTCACGGATATCGTATAAGATTTTATTACTGACGTATTGCGCGAAGTATTGTCGATAATATTCAACAGGCGGCCGGATGATGAAAAACAGTAATACGGTTCCTCCCATCCATAAGAAAAGCTGCTTCGTCTTTTCCGCATCTGTCAACGTATCCGCCATGATAATATCGTCGATGACGATTTTAATAAGGTAAGGAATGAATAAAGGAATTGCGAATTTCACGATGCCGATTAAAATTGTCAAGACGATCTGCCAATTGTACGGCTTAACAAATTTCATATATCTTTTTATACTGTCTCCCATTTTCATCCTCCTAAAACAATAAAAAGCCCAACTGCATGAACGCAGACAGGCTCTCATTGGTCATTTTTCTTTACCTGTTTATAGAACTGATACCTGGAAGTCCATACTTCTATGAAGTCCGGTGCAAATGGCCCTTTGCGCTGTTTGATCCACATAAGAAGTTTATCCAGATTTCGCTTCAGTATTTGGTCGATGACACCTGGATATTTCATCTTCTTTTTATGGTCATCATATTCATCTTCATCCAGGATCAAATAACTCATATCCGGAAACACTTTCACATCAAGGTCATAATCGATGTATTTCAGTGCTTGATGGTCATATACGAAGGGTGAACTCATATTCACATAATAATAGACCCCATCTTCGCGAAGCATGCAAATGATATTGAACCAATGTTCGGCATGGAAATAACAGATTGAAGGCTCCCTTGTCAGCCATGTCCTGCCGTCCGCTTCTGTGACAAGCGTCCGTTCGTTCGCCCCGATCACAATATTCCGCGTCCCCTTCAAAACGGTTGTCTCTTGCCACACACGGTGGATATTGCCATCATGCTTATAGCTATGTACCTGTATCGTTTCGCCTTCTTTCGGTATTGTCATCAGTAAAACCACCTTTAAATGTCGGAAACCCTAATATTCGTACATTATACCAATTGGCCGATCAAAATTGAAACGTTTACCCTTCGATACAGATATATAAAAAACCGGCAGCTTTAGCTGCCGGCCGGTGATGTCCATCCATTATTTCGACTGTTTACCGAAACTTCCTGCTCCGCCGGAAACGTTTGTTTTGTTCATTTCCGATTGTTGGTTTTGTTGGCGAACTTCGTTTACGTCTGTTTCAGATCCAAACTCTTCAGACATGATTTCTTGTTTGACTTTGTTTGGTTTTGTGAACGAAGCTTGCGTTGTTTGTTGGTTAGAGTTGTTTCGATTTTTGTTTGTCATGGATTTTCACCTCCGTAACCACTATGATGTTCAAAGCCCGTTTTTTTATTCCGGGATTTTTTTAGGTAATCATTGGATTTTTCACTTCATCCCAAATTTTCATCACGGGTACCGCCTTTGGCAATGCTTCCACTTCTTCCTCCGAAAAAAACTCGAAACCTTCAGGAGCCCGATCCTCCGTCACTGCCAAATAACTTTTCACTTCCCAAGTAAGATGAGAGAAGACATGTCTGAAATCAGTCAATGGTGTAATCGAGCGAACGTCTAGGCCGAGTTCGGCTTTAACAATTTCTTCGATAGATCCAGATGTATTTTCCACCATCGGAAACTCCCACATATTTGCTAAGAGCCCTTTCGATGGTCGTTGCCTCAATAGCCATTTCCCATCGATATTCCGGATGGCGATTGAAAGAATAGGGACTGTCTTCGTCTTCACTTTTTTCGATTTTACGGGAAGTTCCTCCTGCTTTCCTTCGTGGAACGCTGTACAGAAATCGCGGACCGGGCACAGAAGGCATTTCGGTCTGGGTGTACATATCGTCGCCCCAAGCTCCATCAGACCTTGATTGAACGATGAAGGATCTTCCTTGTCAATTAACGCCATAACGACTTCCTCGAATATCTTCCGTGTTTTCGGAATGGCGATATCCTCTTCGATTAATAAGATTCGGGATAATACTCGCATAACATTCCCATCGACAGCATGCTCGGGAACGCCGAATGCGATGCTGAGCACAGCGCCGGCAGTATACGGTCCGACACCTTTCAACTGGGATATGTCTTTTCGATTTTCGGGAATCCGGCTTCCATACTCCTCTACAACTTCCTTCACGCCTGATTGCAAATTCCTAGCGCGGGAATAATATCCGAGACCTTCCCACAACTTCAAAACATCTTCTTCCTTCGCACTGGCCAAGTCGGCAAGCGTCGGAAACTTCTCAATAAACCGTTCGTAATAAGGGATGACCGTTTCTACACGTGTCTGTTGAAGCATCACTTCAGATACCCATATATGATAAGGATTCGACGTCCTTCTCCATGGCAGATCCCTCTTTTCTTCCAAATACCATGTGATGAGTGCCTTCCTGAATTCACTTTCAAGTTTCCGTTCAAAGAGTTGCATGATTACCTCCGTTTTGCATATGCTTTTCGTTACTGAAAAATAGGGTATATACTAATAAAAGAATTATGATTGCGTGTGTTACGCTTCACTGCCAATTCAGTGGCTATGTAAAGGAGTGATCTCTTGGATACAGGAACACATATTGTCATGGGTGCCGCCATTTGCGGTTTATCACTGGCGGATCCAGTCGTAGCCTCAGATTCCGTCACGATGACGGCGGTATTTATGGGCGTCGTATCTGGCTCATTGATACCCGATGTTGATACTGTTCTTAAATTGAGGAATAATGCGGTTTATATACGGAACCATCGTGGAATTACCCATTCCGTGCCGGCAGTCCTGCTTTGGCCGCTTATCATATCGGTTTTGCTGTCGTTCATTTTCCCCGAGGCGGCATTCTTTCATCTGTGGGCATGGACTTTCTTAGCGGTTTTTTTACATGTCTTTGTAGATATCTTCAACGCTTACGGCACACAGGCGTTACGGCCATTTTCCAGTCAATGGGTCGCCATAGGGGTCATCAATACATTCGATCCGATCATTTTTGCGTTGCATATTATCGCAATCATTGCATGGATGTTCGGCGCTGAACCTGTCCTGACCTTCTCGCTTATGTATATAGTTGTTTTCTTCTATTATTTATTGCGTTTCGCCGTCAAAGCGGCAGTGAAACATGCTGTCCGCAATACAATTCCGGATGCTGATGATATTTTCATCGCGCCGACGATGCATTTTTTCCAATGGAGAGTTGCCGCATCCAATAAGAATTGTCACTACGTCGGACGGGCATACGGGCGTTCCGTCAATATATATGACAGATTCGAACGCGAGCCGATGCCGAAAACGCCTTATATCGATGCGGCGATGGAAGATAAGAATATACAGGCTTTCGTATCGTTCTCACCAATATACAGATGGTCCGTTTCGCATGTCGGGCATTTGTATGAAGTCCGTCTCATCGATTTGCGTTATCGGAGCAAGAGCTATTATCCGTTCGTCGCTGTTGCGCATATTAATGAAGATATGGAAGTGATCAATTCGTATACAGGGTGGATCTTCTCGGAGGACAAGCTCCGTAAAAAATTAAATTTCATTCCGAATTCCTAAACAAAAGCGTAGGGCTCCTGGAGCTAGACGTAGAAAAGGACATGAGAAAGCTTGCCGAATATATAATCGGCAAGCTTTTGCATGGATCTTATTATTTACCCGTCTTAACCGATTGCAGCATCGCGATCGGCAACGCTTCTTCTGCACGTTCGCCGCCTAAACGGTATCCCCAAGCGAAACGGCCTTTCAAATAGTCAACATGGAAAAAGACGCCCTCGTCGCCTTCGATCCTGTAGATTTCACCAGGAACGATTGTTGAAGGATCGATCATATAGGATTTCGCCATGAGCGCCTTGCGCTGATAGACGGCGAACTCATTGATCATACCCAATTGCTCCGCCTTGCGCGCTTTTTCCATCAGACTGCCGATTTCCGACCGCAGCTCGTGTTCATTCATTTCACTATATTTTTTAGTCTCCATCTTCTTCGTTCTCCTTTTTTTCGATGAAACTGTCTATTCGTTCGAATGGTATTCCCTTTTGGTACATCGCCTGTTTTATCCGTCTTCTTAATTCATATCCGGAAAACTTCGACTGATAACGGCGCCACGCCTTCTCACCGACAGAGCTGATGATCGAATCCCACTCGTCTTCATCCCTGCCGAAATCTATTTCTTCCAAAACACTTCTAATCAACTCAAAGGAGTACCCTTTTCGGGCAAGCGCATTTTGGATTCTTTGCTTCAATTGTGCTGGAGCGATTGAACTGTTCGTCCTAGCCGCCTTTTCAGCTAATTTCTTTGCAACTGCAAATTGTTCTTCTTCTGAGTAGCTTTCTAGCACTTGTTGCTGCAACTCCTTCCCGACCCCTTTTTTCTGCAATTCTTGTTGGATCGCTTTTGGACCTTTGTTTGAAGCGTTTTTTTGAGTACGCATCAATGCTTCGGAAAATGCTTCGTCGTCAAGGAATCCGAGCCTTCTTAATTTCACGATTGCTTCGAGGATGACTGCTTCCCCGTATTCCAAGTCTTTCAGTTTCTTTTTCACTTCAAACTCGCTTCGCATTCTGAAGGAGAGGTAGTGGAGTGCGCGGTTGAATGCTTTTTCAATTTGGTCTTCGTATGTGATTTCGTCCATCGACCATTCGTCAAGTTGCATTCCTTTTGTAAGTCCGAATTTAACGAGAACGGATTCATGGACGCTGAAGGCATATGTTTCGTCAAGGAATATATTATAACGTTCGCTATCACGTTTTTGTTGTGTTATTTTCGTAATAACAGGCAAATCTAGTCGACCTCCCTCGCTATCTATAAGTATACATGTTCTGGTCGAAGAGGTCAGCTTTGTAGTTCCAAACTGGATTTGCGCTTCAGGCGGACGCTTTCCGCGGGCACGGCTTCAGCCTCCTCACTACGCTTTGCTTCGTTGCGGGGTCTTCAGCTCGTGCTGTTCCCGCAGGAGTCGCCGCCTTCCGCTCCAATCCGGAATACATCTCTCACATACTTATTTATTGAAATAAGGGGGAATATAGATGAAAGTTGTTATTGCTGGTGGTTCGGGTTTTATTGGACGGCATATTACAGACTTACTTTTGAAAAATGGTCATGAAATCATTGTTCTTTCAAGGAAGAAGAAAGACGATAGCGAGCAAGTGAAGTATGTGCTTTGGCTGCAAGATGGGGCTAGTCCGGAGAATGAGATCGGCGCAGTGGATGTATTTATTAATCTTGCGGGTGTTTCAATTAATGATGGGCGTTGGACAGAGGCTCATCAGAAACGGATTTATGAAAGCAGGATGGAAGCGACGGATGAATTGATCCGGATCATTGGCGAGTTGGATGAAAAACCGTCCCTCTTTATCAATGCCAGTGCAATCGGAATATACCCTGCTTCTGAAGCAGCCATTTATACGGAGAAATCTGCTGAAGTTGCTACGGACTTTCTCGGTAAGACAGTGAGTGAGTGGGAGAAGAAGGCGGCTTCGTTAAATGATTTTGGGATAAGGACTGTATATACTCGATTCGGACTCGTCCTTTGGAAAGATGAAGGAGCTTTGCCGCTTATGGTCCTGCCGTATAAAATGTACGTTGGCGGTAAAGTAGGAACCGGACAGCAATGGGTTTCTTGGGTTCATGTGCGAGATGTTGCAAGAGCGGTTCTGCACATTATGGAAAACAGCCAAATTGAAGGCGCTGTCAATGTCACCGCTCCGTTCCCTCTCCGGATGGATGATTTCGGGAAGATGATCGGAGCCACTCTACATCGGCCGCATTGGTTCCCCGCTCCTTCTCCGATCATGAAGCTGGCTCTCGGGAAAAAGAGTTCTCTCGTATTGGAAGGTCAATATGTGACACCTGAAAAGCTTTTGGCAGACGGCTTTGAATTCGATTTCCCTGTGTTGTCCTTGGCACTGGACAATCTATTGTAGAAGCGTATAGTTCCTTTATTTCCGCACATCCTACTCAAAAAGGAGATGTGCAATCTATGGTTGAAGAACATGGACCTGGAATACTTATGGCTGCCTTCATAATCGTTGTCGGTATTTTGTTCAATCCGTTCGCAGCAAAAGCGGAAGAATTCCATTGGGGTTTCAAAAAGGCGACGAATGGCGTCCCTCCGAATGCAGGACCCGCTTTGGAATCAATGCTTGATAAGCATGGCGCTATATATAAAGGCAGTCCTGACGAAAAGATTGCCTATTTGACCTTCGATAATGGCTATGAAAATGGCTATACGGAAAAGATTTTGGACGCATTGAAAAATGAAGACGTCCCAGCGACATTCTTTCTGACGGGACATTATTTGAAAAGCGCCGCCCCCCTCGTTCAACGCATGGTGAAGGATGGGCATATCATCGGAAATCATTCTTATGGGCATCCGAATATGGCGAATCTGTCCGAAGCTAGAATGGAAGAGGAATGGAAAAAGTTCGATGAGCTGCTTTATCAAACGACAGGGGTAAAGCGGACGGTGTATGCAAGGCCGCCTGAAGGGATTTTCAATGATGCTGTATTAAGCAAAGGGAATGAGCTGGGCTACCGTCACATGTTCTGGTCTGTCGCTTTCATTGATTGGCATGCCAATAAACCGCGCGGCCGCGACTATGCCTATAATGAGCTGATGAATCAGCTTCATCCTGGAGCAGTCATACTTATGCATACCGTATCGCCCGATAACGCACAAGCACTGCCGGATTTCATTCGCGACGCCAAGAAAGCGGGATATGAATTCCGTTCATTGGACGATCTTGTCATGGAATATGAAAATGTGAATTCGATTTTGCGGTGAAATGAAAGCATCCCTTTCGACGAATAGGAAACACAGTATAACTCACAATAGAGACCGCCAATTCGAATATGGAATAGGCGGTCTTTTTATGGATTTTGCTTATTCTACAAAATCCCCTTGGATAAATTTATCCTCCCTGTCAAATCTAATATTGATGCTTTTTGAATTCGTCGGGTCCGGAGAATCAGCCACATGAAAATGGATATGCGGTTCACTGGAATTCCCTGAGTTACCAACTAGTCCGAGTAGGTCACCCTTCTTGACCTTATCCCCCTCCTCTACTACTACCGATTGATACTTAAAGTGAACGAGATAACTGAATTCCTCATTGCCATGATCAAGGATGACATAATTCCCGAAAGGTTGCTCCCGATTCATTTTACCAACTGGGTTACTATCTTCTACACCATTTTCTACTTTCACAACTATTCCATCAGCCGGAGCCAAGTATTCCTTGCCGAATGCAAAATAGCTTTCATTTAAGGTAGGATCCCCTTCGTACGTGCTGTAGTCATTCCTTATCAAAAAGTCGTAAGCATAGCGCTGGTTTTCAAATTCATAATGGTAATTAAGCAGACTGTTTGTACCTCCCCACAACACAAACCACTTATCCTGAAAAGGAAAATCAAATACTGTTTCCGTATATATGTTGTCAGTTTCCGGATACGCATCGAGTGGCTTCATCTGCAATATGTGGAAATTATCATCCTCCCCAACGATTGCCATCATTCCTTTAGAACCACTTTCATCTATCCAACTATATTGCTTGGCACCATTACCATAAGGATTTTCAGATTGTAATATATATGTTGTAACACCTTTATTAAATTTTTCACCTGACTTACGGAACTGTTTCAAGCTAACTTGATCCTGAAACGTTTTGCTCGTCTGACTGTACACCTTCTCATAGTCCCCGTTTAGAAAAGCATCGGGTAATTCCTTTGGCTTCAACAGTTTGACGCCTTGCTCAATATTCTTTTCCTTCCTTTCTTCTCCCCCCTCCTCTCCAGGATTACAAGCCGTTATGAATACCGTTGAAATAGCAACCAGGATTATTAAAAGCTTCAAATACCTCAAGATACCCCTCCTCATTCAATTTTGGCGATTATATAGTACTACAGCCAATTGAATGAAAAAGTTTCATTTACTGAGGTTAACTACAACACCCGAAAAAAAAAGAGACACATTTCCTGCGCTCGTGCCCGATTGTATAAATACAGTCTTTCATAAAAATGAATTTCTCCGTCTCCAAAATCCCTTTTACGTATAAACAGAAAAAGACCATACGGTTAAAAAGATGCTTACTATTCCCCAAAGAACGGCTCCCCATATCCACCAAACAATAGGTTTAGTTGAAGTCTGTTCACTCTCCATACTTTCCTCTTTTTCTATTATTAAAGCCAGCTTCCTTTCCATACTTTTTTTCATAAAAACGAGAACAACAAATCCGATCACAATGAAACCAACAGTTATCCAAAGTAGCGAATCCATTTTTACACCCCCTAGTTAAAGTACGACCCAACACAATATATATTGCATCCATTAACATAGTTCTTAGACTTTGAAGAAAGTCTTCCACAATCTGGCCCTCCATCACTAAATTAACGAAATTAATTCAATTAAGTCATAGCCATTCACTTCGGCTGAGTATCTCATCCAATTTCCGAATTTTTGAATCGGAAATTAAAAAAACATTGCCAAAAACGTCGATTTTGTCTCCTTTTACACGTACAGCGCAATCTTTATTCGACGCATAAATATCTATTTCTTCCGATAGTTGAGATAGTTCGCTTTGAACCAAAGCCATGTTATTTTCAAGATCAAAATGAGACAGGATGGAAAAATTGTCAAGACCGATTCCATCGTAAACAGAGCTCATTTTAACTTCATCTCCAAAGTTTTTCGAGCATAAAAATTTAGCGGACATGTTAATTGCTCCAGCGCTTGCTCCCATCACAACGGCGTTGCTATCTTTAATCGAATCCGATAATTCATATTCCATCAAAAAACTATTTTGATTAAGAATATTGCCACCCAACAAGAAAATGACGGAAGCATTTTGAATTATCGATTGGGCATCTTCCTTCTGTACGCGGTAATTAATTAAATGATACTCATCAAACATAATGCCAGCCTGATTGAGCCACGACCGTTCAGTAGCACCATCATCTTCAAAAATAGATGGATTCGAGCTAATCATGGCAAGCGATTTTCTATCAGTTATATCCTCCTGTAACACCCTACCCAGATTCTCTGGAAATAAATTATTAAACCAACCTAAATAATAGTGAATTTTCATAAGTCCCTCCGTAGCAATGTGTAAATTTTAAGATAAACAGCGCCCTTCAACTAACCTCCATTAGTTGAATTAGAAAATAGAACGGTCTAGACAACTCAACAATCTTCAGGTAAAGCACCCGTTCGTTTACCAAGAACCAAAGCAAAATT
This region includes:
- a CDS encoding gamma-type small acid-soluble spore protein, whose amino-acid sequence is MTNKNRNNSNQQTTQASFTKPNKVKQEIMSEEFGSETDVNEVRQQNQQSEMNKTNVSGGAGSFGKQSK
- a CDS encoding Type 1 glutamine amidotransferase-like domain-containing protein, which codes for MKIHYYLGWFNNLFPENLGRVLQEDITDRKSLAMISSNPSIFEDDGATERSWLNQAGIMFDEYHLINYRVQKEDAQSIIQNASVIFLLGGNILNQNSFLMEYELSDSIKDSNAVVMGASAGAINMSAKFLCSKNFGDEVKMSSVYDGIGLDNFSILSHFDLENNMALVQSELSQLSEEIDIYASNKDCAVRVKGDKIDVFGNVFLISDSKIRKLDEILSRSEWL
- a CDS encoding polysaccharide deacetylase family protein, whose translation is MVEEHGPGILMAAFIIVVGILFNPFAAKAEEFHWGFKKATNGVPPNAGPALESMLDKHGAIYKGSPDEKIAYLTFDNGYENGYTEKILDALKNEDVPATFFLTGHYLKSAAPLVQRMVKDGHIIGNHSYGHPNMANLSEARMEEEWKKFDELLYQTTGVKRTVYARPPEGIFNDAVLSKGNELGYRHMFWSVAFIDWHANKPRGRDYAYNELMNQLHPGAVILMHTVSPDNAQALPDFIRDAKKAGYEFRSLDDLVMEYENVNSILR
- the mutY gene encoding A/G-specific adenine glycosylase, coding for MQLFERKLESEFRKALITWYLEEKRDLPWRRTSNPYHIWVSEVMLQQTRVETVIPYYERFIEKFPTLADLASAKEEDVLKLWEGLGYYSRARNLQSGVKEVVEEYGSRIPENRKDISQLKGVGPYTAGAVLSIAFGVPEHAVDGNVMRVLSRILLIEEDIAIPKTRKIFEEVVMALIDKEDPSSFNQGLMELGATICTPRPKCLLCPVRDFCTAFHEGKQEELPVKSKKVKTKTVPILSIAIRNIDGKWLLRQRPSKGLLANMWEFPMVENTSGSIEEIVKAELGLDVRSITPLTDFRHVFSHLTWEVKSYLAVTEDRAPEGFEFFSEEEVEALPKAVPVMKIWDEVKNPMIT
- a CDS encoding M23 family metallopeptidase; translation: MKPKELPDAFLNGDYEKVYSQTSKTFQDQVSLKQFRKSGEKFNKGVTTYILQSENPYGNGAKQYSWIDESGSKGMMAIVGEDDNFHILQMKPLDAYPETDNIYTETVFDFPFQDKWFVLWGGTNSLLNYHYEFENQRYAYDFLIRNDYSTYEGDPTLNESYFAFGKEYLAPADGIVVKVENGVEDSNPVGKMNREQPFGNYVILDHGNEEFSYLVHFKYQSVVVEEGDKVKKGDLLGLVGNSGNSSEPHIHFHVADSPDPTNSKSINIRFDREDKFIQGDFVE
- a CDS encoding YfhH family protein, producing the protein METKKYSEMNEHELRSEIGSLMEKARKAEQLGMINEFAVYQRKALMAKSYMIDPSTIVPGEIYRIEGDEGVFFHVDYLKGRFAWGYRLGGERAEEALPIAMLQSVKTGK
- the ntdP gene encoding nucleoside tri-diphosphate phosphatase, yielding MTIPKEGETIQVHSYKHDGNIHRVWQETTVLKGTRNIVIGANERTLVTEADGRTWLTREPSICYFHAEHWFNIICMLREDGVYYYVNMSSPFVYDHQALKYIDYDLDVKVFPDMSYLILDEDEYDDHKKKMKYPGVIDQILKRNLDKLLMWIKQRKGPFAPDFIEVWTSRYQFYKQVKKNDQ
- a CDS encoding TIGR01777 family oxidoreductase; this encodes MKVVIAGGSGFIGRHITDLLLKNGHEIIVLSRKKKDDSEQVKYVLWLQDGASPENEIGAVDVFINLAGVSINDGRWTEAHQKRIYESRMEATDELIRIIGELDEKPSLFINASAIGIYPASEAAIYTEKSAEVATDFLGKTVSEWEKKAASLNDFGIRTVYTRFGLVLWKDEGALPLMVLPYKMYVGGKVGTGQQWVSWVHVRDVARAVLHIMENSQIEGAVNVTAPFPLRMDDFGKMIGATLHRPHWFPAPSPIMKLALGKKSSLVLEGQYVTPEKLLADGFEFDFPVLSLALDNLL
- a CDS encoding metal-dependent hydrolase, whose protein sequence is MDTGTHIVMGAAICGLSLADPVVASDSVTMTAVFMGVVSGSLIPDVDTVLKLRNNAVYIRNHRGITHSVPAVLLWPLIISVLLSFIFPEAAFFHLWAWTFLAVFLHVFVDIFNAYGTQALRPFSSQWVAIGVINTFDPIIFALHIIAIIAWMFGAEPVLTFSLMYIVVFFYYLLRFAVKAAVKHAVRNTIPDADDIFIAPTMHFFQWRVAASNKNCHYVGRAYGRSVNIYDRFEREPMPKTPYIDAAMEDKNIQAFVSFSPIYRWSVSHVGHLYEVRLIDLRYRSKSYYPFVAVAHINEDMEVINSYTGWIFSEDKLRKKLNFIPNS
- the recX gene encoding recombination regulator RecX, with the translated sequence MPVITKITQQKRDSERYNIFLDETYAFSVHESVLVKFGLTKGMQLDEWSMDEITYEDQIEKAFNRALHYLSFRMRSEFEVKKKLKDLEYGEAVILEAIVKLRRLGFLDDEAFSEALMRTQKNASNKGPKAIQQELQKKGVGKELQQQVLESYSEEEQFAVAKKLAEKAARTNSSIAPAQLKQRIQNALARKGYSFELIRSVLEEIDFGRDEDEWDSIISSVGEKAWRRYQSKFSGYELRRRIKQAMYQKGIPFERIDSFIEKKENEEDGD
- a CDS encoding ABC transporter ATP-binding protein yields the protein MGDSIKRYMKFVKPYNWQIVLTILIGIVKFAIPLFIPYLIKIVIDDIIMADTLTDAEKTKQLFLWMGGTVLLFFIIRPPVEYYRQYFAQYVSNKILYDIRENLYGHLQRLGLRYYSNTRAGEVISRVINDVEQTKNFVTIGLMNVWLDLATIIIATCIMLTMDVPLTIVTLLAFPFYAYSVKHFFGKLRDLTRKRSQALADVQSYLHERVTGISVIKSFALEDTEQERFDRTNGNFLDKAIDHTKWNAKAFAVVNTITDVAPLLVISYAGYQVINGSLSVGVMVAFIAYIDRLYNPLRRLVNASTSLTQSFASMDRVFELMEEPYDIKDKSGAKALPHIEGEIQFDHVDFSYGEDEEPVLRDVNFTVKPGETVALVGMSGGGKSTIVSLIPRFYDVTEGSIRIDGHDLRDIQLKSLRDQIGLVLQDSILFSDSVKSNILMGNPDASDEEVIAAAKAANAHDFIESLPEGYDTTVGERGVKLSGGQKQRIAIARVFLKNPPLLILDEATSALDLESEALIQESLERLASDRTTLIVAHRLSTITHADKIFVIDHGELKEIGSHEELMAKQGIYYNLFQVQSL